In a single window of the Jaculus jaculus isolate mJacJac1 chromosome 9, mJacJac1.mat.Y.cur, whole genome shotgun sequence genome:
- the Cwc25 gene encoding pre-mRNA-splicing factor CWC25 homolog — protein MGGGDLNLKKSWHPQTLRNVEKVWKAEQKHEAERKKIEELQRELREERAREEMQRYAEDVGAVKKKEEKLDWMYQGPGGMVNRDEYLLGRPIDKYVFEKMEEKEAGCSSETGLLPGSIFAPSGANSLLDMASKIREDPLFIIRKKEEEKKREVLNNPVKMKKIKELLQMSLDKKEKKKKKEKRKKHRKHRHRSSSSSRSSSEDEHSQGRSQRKVANSFPVVSRAPGYGLQVRDSDWNQGLPDPLTSHQRGMKNCTMSRSSSHSPPRHASKKSSKEVGSRDRRSRSPGRRSRSPRLSKVHNSKVSRKERGQTHSPSPKKEVYQRRHAPGYTRKLSAEELERKRQEMMENAKWREEERLNLLKRHAKEEEREQRLEKLDSRDGKFIHRMKLESASTSSLEDRVKRNIHSLQRTSVALEKNFMKR, from the exons ATGGGGGGCGGAGACCTG AACCTGAAGAAGAGCTGGCACCCACAAACCCTTCGCAATGTGGAGAAGGTGTGGAAGGCTGAGCAGAAGCATGAGGCAGAGCGGAAAAAGATTGAGGAGCTGCAACGGGAGCTTCGAGAGGAGAGGGCCAGGGAAGAGATGCAGCGCTATGCCGAGGATGTTGGAGCTGTCAA gaaaaaagaagaaaaattggaTTGGATGTACCAGGGTCCTGGTGGGATGGTGAACCGTGATGAGTACCTGCTGGGTCGTCCCATTGACAAGTATGTTtttgagaagatggaagagaAGGAAGCTGGCTGTTCTTCTGAGACAGGACTCCTCCCAGGCTCTATCTTTGCACCATCGGGAGCTAATTCCCTCCTTGACATGGCCAGCAAAATCCGAGAGGACCCTCTCTTCATCATCAG gaagaaagaagaagagaaaaaacgAGAGGTACTGAACAATCCTGTGAAGatgaagaaaatcaaagaatTG TTGCAAATGAGTCTGgacaaaaaggagaagaagaagaagaaggagaagagaaagaagcacaggaaGCATAGACACCGGAGCTCGAGCAGCAGTCGTTCCAGCAGCGAGGACGAGCATAGCCAGGGCCG GTCTCAAAGGAAGGTGGCAAATTCATTTCCTGTTGTGTCCAGAGCTCCTGGATATGGCTTACAG GTGAGGGACTCTGACTGGAACCAAGGATTGCCTGACCCTCTAACTTCTCACCAAAGGGGGATGAAGAACTGTACCATGTCCAGAAGCTCCTCCCACTCTCCCCCCAGACATGCCAGCAAGAAGAGCAGCAAGGAAGTGGGGTCCCGGGACAGGAGGTCTCGATCCCCAGGCAGAAGGTCACGATCTCCAAGGCTCAGCAAAGT GCATAACTCTAAAGtaagcagaaaagagagaggtCAGACTCACAGCCCATCCCCTAAAAAGGAGGTCTACCAGAGGCGGCATGCTCCTGGATAtaccag AAAACTGTCTGCAGAGGAACTAGAGCGTAAACGGCAGGAGATGATGGAAAACGCcaagtggagggaggaggaaaggctgAACCTCCTCAAGAGGCATGCCAAGGAAGAAGAGcgggagcagaggctggagaagcTGGACTCCCGGGATGGCAAGTTCATCCA CCGCATGAAGCTGGAGAGTGCATCTACTTCCTCCTTGGAGGACCGTGTGAAGCGCAACATCCATTCTCTACAGAGAACCTCAGTGGCTCTGGAGAAGAATTTCATGAAAAGATGA